In Alteromonas naphthalenivorans, one DNA window encodes the following:
- a CDS encoding SprT family zinc-dependent metalloprotease, with translation MADAVEGCYQRADEYFKRTFPRPALTFRRSGKNAGTAFLQQNRINLHPELFKQNEHEFIEDVIPHEVSHLLTWQLFKKVKPHGVEWQAIMVDVFKRPANATHSFDVKGVIGKLFNYACLCSSHQLTIRRHNKILKGAQYKCRKCNGVLVEEKLVN, from the coding sequence ATTGCTGATGCTGTAGAAGGCTGCTACCAACGCGCTGATGAATATTTTAAGCGCACATTCCCCCGCCCTGCGCTTACCTTTAGACGCTCTGGTAAAAATGCAGGCACTGCGTTTCTTCAACAAAATCGCATTAACTTACACCCCGAACTATTCAAACAGAATGAACACGAATTTATCGAAGATGTCATTCCCCATGAAGTGAGCCATTTACTTACTTGGCAATTATTCAAAAAGGTAAAACCCCACGGTGTGGAATGGCAGGCGATTATGGTTGATGTGTTTAAGCGTCCGGCTAACGCTACCCACAGTTTTGATGTAAAAGGCGTGATTGGTAAGTTGTTCAACTATGCCTGCCTTTGCAGTTCACACCAACTGACAATAAGACGACACAACAAAATTTTAAAAGGGGCGCAGTACAAGTGCCGAAAATGCAATGGCGTACTTGTAGAAGAAAAGTTAGTTAATTAG
- the ansA gene encoding asparaginase, whose amino-acid sequence MRKHIYIAYTGGTIGMKPSDHGYIPAAGFLGDTLNDMPEFHRSEMPLFTLHEYDNLIDSSDMDPSDWQRIADDIAENYDKYDGFIILHGTDTMAYTASALSFMLEDLTKPVIVTGSQIPLAELRSDGQVNLLNALYVAANFPIAEVGLFFNNRLLRGNRSRKVDADGFSAFDSPNFPPLLEAGINIRLKAGELATKSDKPLKVSSVKAQPIGMVSLYPGISSEVLKNTLQQPVNALILLSYGVGNAPQSPALIAQLEYARDRQIPVLNCTQCMRGRVNMGGYATGHGLQEVGVLSGSDMTPEAALAKLHYLLSKNLPFETIKAKLTQNLCGELSE is encoded by the coding sequence ATGCGTAAACATATCTATATTGCCTACACAGGCGGCACCATCGGGATGAAACCATCAGATCATGGTTATATTCCTGCAGCTGGGTTCCTTGGTGATACATTGAATGACATGCCTGAGTTTCATCGTAGTGAAATGCCATTATTCACACTGCATGAGTACGATAACCTGATTGATTCATCGGATATGGACCCTTCTGATTGGCAGCGCATTGCCGATGATATTGCAGAAAACTATGATAAATACGACGGATTCATCATCTTGCATGGCACAGATACCATGGCGTATACAGCCTCGGCATTGAGCTTTATGCTGGAAGACTTAACCAAGCCTGTGATAGTTACTGGTTCACAAATTCCTCTTGCAGAGCTGCGTTCTGACGGTCAAGTTAACCTGCTAAACGCGCTTTACGTTGCGGCTAATTTCCCCATTGCAGAAGTCGGTTTGTTTTTCAATAACCGCTTATTACGGGGAAATCGCAGTCGTAAGGTAGATGCCGATGGATTCAGTGCCTTCGATTCACCTAACTTCCCACCACTTCTTGAAGCAGGTATTAACATCCGCCTTAAAGCCGGTGAACTTGCCACTAAGTCAGATAAACCCCTGAAGGTTTCGAGTGTAAAAGCTCAGCCCATTGGTATGGTAAGTTTGTACCCTGGCATTTCTTCAGAAGTGCTTAAAAATACCTTGCAACAACCGGTAAATGCACTCATTTTATTAAGTTACGGCGTGGGAAATGCCCCCCAAAGCCCAGCCCTAATTGCTCAATTAGAATATGCAAGGGACAGGCAAATACCGGTGCTTAATTGCACCCAGTGTATGCGCGGTCGCGTCAACATGGGCGGGTATGCCACTGGGCATGGTTTACAAGAAGTGGGCGTGTTATCTGGCAGCGATATGACCCCCGAAGCAGCATTGGCAAAATTACATTATTTATTAAGTAAGAATCTGCCGTTTGAAACCATTAAAGCCAAGCTTACCCAAAACCTCTGCGGCGAGCTAAGCGAATAG
- the sppA gene encoding signal peptide peptidase SppA: MAAKGNWTKSLFIGLWTVLNFTRKLFFNVIFLVIFVGIIIAITSQEDDQLTVKANSALLLTLNGQLVIEKESVDPFEQFLQDAMGSEPDNPEVLVRDVVKVIENAKQDRRIKALVLDLQGLSGGGLDKLRTVARAINDFKTSEKPVYAIGDYYTKEQYYLASHANHVYLNPMGSLLLDGYGRYGMYFKDFLEKLKVTTHIFRVGTYKSAVEPLIRNDMSEAAKEAERKWLDGYWQQYKEDVAAARGIPLSNFDETLEGLLAKFEQAGGDFANYALQNNWVDALKTREEVRVELTGLVGENEDNHGVNVTNFNTYLKVVNPPLPSINSDIDKVAIVVAKGTILNGNQKAGTIGGDSTARLLRKARLDENVKAVVLQIDSPGGSTLGSEIIRQEVLELKNAGKPVVVSMSTYAASGGYWIAANADRIFASPSTITGSIGVFGMFMTYENSLDYLGIHSDGVGSNELAGFSAVRPLAPEFGQILQRNVETSYGNFLSLVSNARDMTVDEVDDVAQGRVWIGTDALELGLVDELGTLEDAVNAAAEFAALENYDTFYVQRTLSAQELFWKEFFGQAFTFVGKWQFANSDSALINEFKRVLGEFSIFNELNDPMGTYILCLQCQVE; encoded by the coding sequence ATGGCTGCCAAAGGAAACTGGACTAAATCCTTATTTATTGGCCTGTGGACGGTTTTAAACTTCACCCGTAAGCTTTTTTTCAATGTCATTTTTCTGGTGATTTTTGTTGGCATAATCATTGCGATTACCTCTCAAGAAGACGACCAACTTACGGTTAAAGCGAATAGTGCGCTTTTACTTACGTTGAACGGACAACTTGTTATTGAAAAAGAGTCTGTCGATCCCTTTGAACAGTTTTTACAAGATGCCATGGGGTCAGAGCCTGATAACCCAGAAGTGCTAGTGCGTGATGTCGTAAAGGTTATCGAAAACGCTAAGCAAGACAGACGGATTAAAGCGTTAGTTTTAGACCTTCAAGGTTTATCTGGCGGCGGTTTAGACAAACTTCGCACAGTTGCGCGCGCCATCAACGATTTCAAAACCTCTGAAAAGCCTGTTTACGCTATTGGTGACTACTACACTAAAGAGCAGTACTACCTTGCGTCTCATGCGAATCACGTTTATCTCAATCCTATGGGTTCATTACTGCTAGATGGCTATGGTCGTTATGGCATGTATTTCAAAGATTTCCTGGAAAAACTTAAAGTTACTACACATATTTTCCGCGTGGGTACTTATAAATCTGCCGTAGAACCACTTATTCGCAACGATATGTCTGAAGCGGCCAAAGAAGCTGAGCGTAAATGGTTAGACGGTTACTGGCAGCAATATAAAGAAGACGTTGCTGCGGCCCGTGGCATCCCACTTTCCAACTTTGATGAAACCTTGGAAGGCTTACTGGCTAAGTTTGAACAAGCTGGTGGGGATTTTGCAAATTACGCATTACAAAATAATTGGGTAGATGCACTAAAAACCCGAGAAGAGGTTCGCGTTGAACTTACCGGTCTTGTGGGCGAAAACGAAGACAATCACGGTGTTAACGTGACTAACTTTAACACCTACTTGAAAGTCGTTAATCCTCCCCTACCGTCTATCAATAGTGACATCGATAAGGTGGCTATTGTGGTAGCGAAGGGCACTATTTTAAATGGCAATCAAAAAGCGGGCACCATTGGCGGCGACAGTACTGCACGGTTATTGCGTAAAGCACGTCTAGATGAAAACGTTAAAGCAGTAGTACTGCAAATAGATTCCCCAGGGGGCAGTACGTTAGGTTCAGAGATTATCCGCCAAGAAGTACTTGAGTTGAAAAACGCAGGTAAACCGGTGGTGGTTTCTATGAGTACTTACGCTGCATCAGGCGGTTATTGGATTGCAGCAAACGCCGATCGCATTTTTGCCAGCCCAAGCACTATTACTGGCTCTATCGGCGTATTCGGCATGTTTATGACATACGAAAACTCACTTGATTACTTAGGCATTCATAGTGATGGTGTTGGCTCGAATGAGCTAGCGGGTTTCTCAGCAGTACGCCCTTTAGCACCAGAATTTGGTCAAATTTTGCAACGTAATGTTGAAACTAGCTACGGTAACTTCTTATCTTTGGTATCGAACGCCCGAGATATGACGGTAGATGAAGTAGATGACGTTGCACAAGGCCGTGTATGGATTGGTACCGACGCCTTAGAACTTGGACTAGTTGATGAACTGGGCACGCTAGAAGACGCTGTTAATGCCGCGGCAGAATTCGCTGCACTAGAAAACTACGATACATTCTATGTTCAACGTACACTTTCAGCACAAGAACTGTTTTGGAAAGAGTTCTTCGGTCAAGCCTTTACGTTTGTTGGAAAGTGGCAGTTTGCTAACTCAGACTCTGCGCTAATTAATGAATTTAAACGTGTATTAGGCGAGTTCAGTATTTTCAACGAACTGAACGACCCGATGGGTACCTATATTCTTTGCCTGCAGTGCCAAGTAGAATAA
- a CDS encoding NAD(P)H nitroreductase — protein MDALTLLLNRSSQPRLTAPAPSGDALENIMQAALRAPDHACLTPWRFIVCEGKGLDKLGSLYEQSAIDNDKSEKEIERAVQLPRRAPMIMVAIAKHVEHEKVPRVEQIASASCGVMAMQMAAVAQGFNGMWRTGSYAHCDTVKRGFDLNDDDEIVGFLYLGTPAFEPAAKPERDTSDYFEYWR, from the coding sequence ATGGATGCACTTACGTTACTGCTTAACAGAAGCTCTCAACCTAGACTTACTGCGCCTGCTCCGTCAGGTGATGCGCTTGAAAACATTATGCAAGCTGCACTTCGTGCCCCTGATCATGCGTGTTTAACGCCGTGGCGTTTTATCGTTTGTGAGGGTAAAGGGCTAGATAAACTAGGCAGTTTATATGAGCAATCTGCTATCGATAACGATAAGTCTGAGAAAGAAATTGAGCGGGCAGTGCAGTTACCTCGTCGAGCACCTATGATTATGGTGGCGATTGCTAAGCATGTTGAACATGAAAAAGTCCCCCGTGTAGAGCAAATTGCTTCTGCATCGTGTGGGGTGATGGCTATGCAAATGGCTGCAGTAGCCCAGGGGTTTAATGGCATGTGGAGAACGGGAAGTTATGCCCATTGCGATACGGTAAAGCGTGGTTTTGATTTAAACGATGACGACGAGATAGTTGGGTTTTTATATTTAGGTACGCCAGCGTTTGAACCTGCGGCGAAACCCGAACGTGATACTTCTGACTACTTTGAATATTGGCGCTAA
- a CDS encoding DUF2797 domain-containing protein — protein MTTSYSGALRKMRTHADDNNTVNYQLPIGEHKVDINPVIGQKVSLDFTGDINCVHCNRKTKKSFSQGYCYPCLISLAQCDSCIIKPEKCHYHEGTCREPQWGEEHCFSEHFVYLANTGNVKVGITRHVTDGVSSRWMDQGATQATVMLRVTDRLTSGLVEMLCKEHIGDKTNWRTMLKSAPDQVDLLEVKATILSKIADGLAQIQQTKGIQAVSEADGEVHNIHYPVDTYPEKIKSINLDKTPEFEGVLTGIKGQYWMLDGDRVINIRKYAGYNVNLHVG, from the coding sequence ATGACCACATCTTATAGCGGTGCGCTTAGAAAAATGCGCACTCATGCTGACGACAACAACACGGTAAACTACCAGCTTCCTATTGGAGAACACAAGGTAGATATAAACCCAGTTATCGGCCAAAAGGTTTCCCTAGATTTTACGGGCGACATTAACTGCGTACATTGCAATAGAAAGACCAAAAAAAGCTTTAGCCAAGGCTATTGCTACCCTTGCTTAATTTCATTAGCCCAATGCGATAGCTGTATTATTAAACCTGAAAAATGTCACTACCACGAAGGAACATGTCGAGAACCGCAATGGGGCGAAGAACACTGCTTTAGCGAGCACTTTGTGTACTTAGCTAACACCGGCAATGTAAAAGTCGGCATCACTCGCCACGTTACTGATGGGGTATCGTCCCGCTGGATGGATCAGGGTGCTACCCAAGCCACGGTCATGTTACGCGTAACAGACAGGCTCACCAGCGGCCTAGTGGAAATGCTTTGCAAAGAGCATATTGGCGATAAAACCAATTGGCGCACTATGTTGAAAAGTGCACCAGATCAGGTTGATTTACTTGAGGTAAAAGCCACTATATTGTCGAAAATTGCTGATGGATTAGCTCAAATTCAGCAGACAAAAGGGATACAAGCGGTGTCTGAAGCCGATGGTGAAGTGCATAACATTCACTACCCTGTTGATACTTATCCTGAAAAAATCAAATCGATTAACTTAGATAAAACCCCAGAATTTGAAGGCGTACTCACTGGAATTAAAGGCCAGTATTGGATGCTGGATGGCGACCGTGTTATCAATATCCGTAAATACGCCGGATACAATGTAAATCTGCATGTAGGATAA
- the yfbV gene encoding terminus macrodomain insulation protein YfbV — translation MSQSVITMLKDGQHYMKTWPVKKELYAYFPECRVVAATRFAIKTMPPAAILSCALLLQNMGTDYFPQTITIGAFFLSIPLQGLLWLGHRSNQYLPPQLNSWYLDIHSKMRSEGCNVSSVKSKPKYKELAALLKTAFNDLDNVFTKHWFR, via the coding sequence ATGTCACAGTCTGTGATAACAATGCTAAAAGATGGCCAGCACTACATGAAAACCTGGCCCGTCAAAAAAGAACTGTATGCCTACTTCCCTGAATGTAGGGTGGTTGCAGCCACGCGTTTTGCTATAAAGACCATGCCACCTGCGGCGATACTCTCTTGCGCACTGTTACTTCAGAACATGGGCACAGACTATTTCCCCCAAACTATCACTATAGGTGCATTCTTTCTCAGTATTCCGCTTCAGGGATTATTGTGGTTGGGTCATCGTTCAAACCAATACTTACCACCGCAGTTAAATAGCTGGTATCTAGATATTCACAGCAAGATGCGCTCTGAAGGTTGTAATGTATCGTCGGTCAAATCGAAACCGAAATATAAAGAATTGGCAGCGTTGCTCAAAACTGCTTTTAATGATTTAGATAATGTATTTACTAAACATTGGTTCCGCTAA
- a CDS encoding DoxX family protein, giving the protein MIKQLYANLFKKLSVADGIPLLLLRLYLAPVMIQAGWNKASSFSSIVDWFGNEDYGLGLPFPLVLAFLATAAELVGGIFLLLGLLTRLVAIPLMVTMLVAIFTVHIDNGWLAIADASSWLADGTILMNDSVMAAPEKLSAAKSLLQTYGNYDWLTSSGSLVVLNNGIEFGATYFVMLLVLFFYGGGRYVSIDYFALSCEITTLGSLPLK; this is encoded by the coding sequence ATGATAAAGCAATTATACGCGAACCTCTTTAAAAAACTAAGTGTGGCAGATGGAATACCATTACTGTTGTTAAGGCTTTATTTAGCCCCTGTCATGATTCAAGCTGGTTGGAATAAGGCGAGCAGCTTTTCGTCCATTGTTGACTGGTTTGGTAATGAAGACTATGGATTGGGATTGCCATTTCCGCTCGTGCTTGCTTTTCTAGCCACTGCTGCTGAGTTAGTAGGCGGTATATTCTTATTACTCGGTTTACTTACTAGGTTGGTGGCTATTCCGTTGATGGTAACCATGTTAGTGGCCATATTCACCGTGCACATCGACAACGGGTGGTTAGCCATTGCCGATGCATCATCTTGGCTAGCCGATGGCACTATTTTGATGAACGACAGTGTCATGGCGGCACCTGAGAAATTAAGTGCTGCTAAATCTTTACTGCAAACGTATGGCAACTACGATTGGCTTACTTCCAGTGGTAGTTTAGTGGTGCTAAATAATGGTATTGAATTCGGTGCTACCTATTTTGTGATGCTGCTGGTGCTATTTTTCTATGGGGGTGGTCGCTATGTAAGTATTGATTACTTCGCCCTAAGTTGCGAGATAACAACTTTAGGTAGCCTGCCCCTAAAATAG
- a CDS encoding DUF885 domain-containing protein, whose protein sequence is MKTMKISLLSAAIVSGLMAASALGHQQDNDNTAVSTQLQSAVSETKDIMEVDANKTEAEKLAALTLKYFNESLEQNPVMATFYGVSDYNDKFNEPLSEASIAKSKAHEQTYLAAINAIDASKLSGQDWISYHIFKNDREHRIAGYEFGSQYMPINQMYGVHTFFPMLGSGQSAQPFVTVKDYENFTSRTKGYVAFIDSVIQYMKKGIEEGVVLPTAITEKMVPQLSAHVVKKASESVFYGPVKQLETNENISDDEKARLAAAYEGMITEMIVPSYQKLHDFVVEEYLPHTRATVGYSDLPNGKAWYEYKIKDNTTLALSADEVHEFGLSEVSRILGEMKAVKEIVGFEGNLAAFFDHLRTDDKFYFESDEALIKAYTDVKKDIDARLPKLFSVFPKADYIVKAVEPYREASSAAASYMSPAPDGSRPGIFYINTRDLKAQPKFSLETLSIHEAAPGHHFQIAIQQEVEGLPLFRKFNGYTVFSEGWALYAESLGKELGMFTDPYMWYGRLNDEQLRAMRLVVDTGLHAKGWSREKAIAYMLDNSSMAESDAVAEVERYISIPGQALAYKVGERHIRHLRNQATEALGDDFDIKAFHSNILTDGAMPMPILSDKMSMWIDEVKSKI, encoded by the coding sequence ATGAAAACAATGAAGATAAGTTTACTTAGTGCTGCCATAGTGAGCGGCTTAATGGCTGCATCCGCATTAGGGCATCAGCAAGACAATGACAATACAGCGGTTTCTACACAACTGCAGTCTGCGGTTAGTGAAACTAAAGACATCATGGAAGTGGATGCAAATAAAACCGAGGCAGAAAAATTAGCCGCCTTAACGCTTAAATATTTCAACGAGTCGTTGGAACAAAACCCAGTAATGGCGACATTTTATGGCGTGAGCGATTATAACGATAAGTTTAACGAGCCGTTAAGCGAGGCGTCTATCGCAAAATCAAAGGCGCACGAGCAAACGTATTTAGCAGCCATTAATGCTATTGATGCGTCTAAACTTTCTGGGCAAGACTGGATCAGCTACCATATTTTCAAAAACGACAGAGAACACCGCATTGCGGGATACGAGTTTGGTAGCCAGTACATGCCAATTAATCAAATGTATGGTGTGCATACTTTTTTCCCCATGCTGGGCTCGGGTCAATCTGCCCAGCCGTTTGTTACGGTAAAAGACTACGAAAACTTTACTTCACGTACTAAAGGCTACGTAGCGTTTATCGATAGCGTAATCCAGTATATGAAAAAAGGCATTGAGGAAGGCGTGGTTTTACCGACTGCTATCACCGAAAAAATGGTGCCGCAGTTAAGTGCTCACGTTGTTAAAAAGGCCTCTGAGAGTGTGTTTTACGGTCCAGTAAAACAGCTTGAAACAAATGAAAACATTAGCGACGATGAAAAAGCGCGTTTAGCCGCAGCCTATGAAGGAATGATCACTGAAATGATTGTACCTTCGTATCAAAAATTGCACGACTTCGTAGTAGAAGAATACTTGCCCCACACTCGCGCTACCGTAGGTTACTCAGATTTACCGAACGGAAAGGCGTGGTACGAGTACAAAATTAAAGACAATACCACCTTAGCGCTGAGTGCCGATGAAGTGCATGAGTTTGGGTTATCTGAAGTGTCGCGCATATTAGGTGAAATGAAAGCGGTCAAAGAAATCGTGGGCTTTGAAGGAAACCTAGCGGCGTTCTTCGACCATCTTCGTACTGACGATAAATTCTACTTCGAGTCTGATGAAGCCTTAATTAAAGCGTACACCGACGTGAAAAAGGATATAGACGCCCGTTTGCCCAAGCTTTTCAGCGTATTTCCGAAAGCTGATTATATTGTAAAAGCGGTAGAACCTTATCGTGAAGCGTCATCGGCAGCAGCTAGCTACATGTCTCCTGCCCCTGATGGCAGTAGACCCGGCATTTTCTATATCAACACTCGTGATTTAAAAGCGCAGCCAAAGTTTAGTTTGGAAACCCTTAGTATTCACGAAGCGGCGCCTGGTCATCACTTCCAAATAGCTATTCAGCAAGAAGTGGAAGGTTTACCTTTGTTTAGAAAATTCAACGGCTATACCGTGTTCAGTGAAGGCTGGGCCTTGTATGCGGAAAGCTTAGGAAAAGAGCTTGGCATGTTTACCGACCCCTACATGTGGTACGGACGACTAAACGACGAACAGCTTCGTGCTATGCGCCTGGTGGTTGATACAGGGCTGCATGCTAAGGGGTGGAGCCGCGAAAAGGCCATTGCGTATATGCTTGATAACTCATCAATGGCTGAGTCTGATGCGGTGGCAGAAGTAGAACGTTATATTTCTATTCCTGGTCAAGCGTTAGCGTATAAAGTGGGAGAACGTCATATCAGACATTTACGTAATCAAGCCACAGAAGCCTTAGGTGACGACTTCGATATTAAAGCGTTCCACAGCAATATACTGACCGATGGGGCAATGCCAATGCCTATCTTGAGTGACAAGATGTCGATGTGGATAGACGAAGTAAAATCTAAAATCTAA